In Pseudomonas asiatica, the following are encoded in one genomic region:
- a CDS encoding glutamine synthetase family protein: MNFAPVEHASRFLADNPDIELFELFILDANGVPRGKLLHRDELLAVYQTGRPLPSTILGLTLNGDDVENSGLVWDVGDIDCRAYPLEGSLVRLPWRRVPTAAVQVSMHPNEGLPASIADPRHVLLRTIEALKADGYHPVMACELEFYLLDQQPDAQGRPQPALDNDGGRPRTTQVYGLRELEQIEPFLADLYAACKAQGIPARTAISEYAPGQVEITLEHGDALQAMDQAVRYKRLVKGIAHAHGMQACFMAKPFAQLAGTGMHMHLSLADSAGNNLFASEDKAGTPLLRQAVAGMLRHLRDSLLLFCPNANSFRRFQANSYAPLAPTWGVDNRTVSLRIPGGPANSRHVEHRICGADANPYLAAAAILAASHWGIRQQLDPGAPVEGNGYAQATEHLPTDWLTALDALQHSSWAREALGEDFLGVYLKVKRPEYRQFMAEVSEQDWRWYLHQA; encoded by the coding sequence ATGAACTTTGCACCTGTAGAGCACGCCAGCCGTTTTCTGGCCGACAACCCCGATATCGAACTGTTCGAACTGTTCATCCTCGACGCCAATGGCGTGCCGCGCGGCAAGCTGCTGCACCGCGACGAACTGTTGGCCGTGTACCAGACCGGCCGGCCGCTGCCCAGCACCATTCTCGGCCTGACCCTGAACGGCGACGACGTGGAAAACTCCGGCCTGGTGTGGGACGTGGGCGATATCGACTGCCGCGCCTACCCGCTTGAAGGCAGCCTGGTGCGCCTGCCCTGGCGCCGGGTGCCGACCGCCGCGGTGCAGGTGAGCATGCACCCGAACGAGGGCCTGCCGGCCAGCATCGCCGACCCGCGCCATGTGCTGCTGCGTACCATCGAGGCGTTGAAGGCCGACGGCTACCATCCGGTGATGGCCTGCGAGCTGGAGTTCTACCTGCTGGACCAGCAACCTGATGCCCAGGGCCGCCCGCAACCGGCACTGGACAATGACGGCGGCCGCCCACGCACCACCCAGGTGTATGGCCTGCGCGAACTGGAGCAGATCGAGCCGTTCCTTGCCGACCTCTACGCCGCCTGCAAGGCCCAGGGCATCCCGGCGCGCACGGCGATTTCGGAATACGCCCCCGGCCAGGTGGAAATCACCCTCGAGCACGGCGACGCTCTGCAGGCGATGGACCAGGCCGTGCGCTACAAGCGCCTGGTCAAAGGCATTGCCCATGCCCATGGCATGCAGGCCTGCTTCATGGCCAAGCCGTTCGCGCAACTGGCCGGCACCGGCATGCACATGCACCTGAGCCTGGCCGACAGCGCCGGCAACAACCTGTTCGCCAGTGAAGACAAAGCCGGTACCCCGCTGCTGCGCCAGGCCGTGGCAGGCATGCTGCGACACCTGCGCGACTCGCTGCTGCTGTTCTGCCCCAACGCCAACTCGTTCCGCCGCTTCCAGGCCAACAGCTATGCCCCGCTGGCGCCAACCTGGGGCGTCGACAACCGCACCGTGAGCCTGCGCATACCGGGCGGTCCGGCCAACAGCCGGCACGTGGAGCACCGCATCTGCGGCGCCGATGCCAACCCCTACCTGGCCGCTGCGGCGATCCTTGCCGCCAGCCACTGGGGCATTCGCCAACAGCTGGACCCGGGGGCACCGGTGGAAGGCAATGGCTATGCCCAGGCCACCGAACACCTGCCCACCGACTGGCTGACTGCCCTCGACGCCCTGCAGCATTCGAGCTGGGCTCGCGAAGCACTGGGCGAGGACTTCCTTGGCGTATACCTGAAGGTCAAGCGCCCCGAGTACCGCCAGTTCATGGCCGAAGTCAGTGAGCAGGACTGGCGCTGGTACCTGCACCAGGCCTGA
- a CDS encoding NAD(P)/FAD-dependent oxidoreductase, with product MNAALNKGPAQRAPSYYSATLNDHTEYPQLKGTVQVDVAIIGGGFTGVATAVELAERGLKVAIVETNRIGWGASGRNGGQVTGSLSGDEAMRSQMRNRLGTEVDDFIWHLRWRGHQVIEQRVARYNIDCDLKRGHLHAAMKPSHMDELRAFEAEARRRGMGEQVQLLDRDGVAEHLQSPLYLGALKNLRNLHLHPLNLCLGEARAAHGLGALIFENSEVLDIVHGPRPAVVTAHGRVEARQVMLAGDVYHKLEKRQLKGKIFPAMGGIVTTAPLGELAEQINPQDLAVYDCRFVLDYYRLTADKRLLFGGGANYSGRDSRDIEGELRPCIERTFPALKGVPIEFQWSCAMGIVVNRIPQLGKLSDNVWYCQGYSGHGIATSHIMGEIMAEALTGTLEKFDTFAQCKHVRVPMGDLLGNPLLAAGMWYYQMLEKLR from the coding sequence ATGAATGCAGCATTGAACAAAGGGCCGGCGCAACGCGCGCCGTCCTACTACAGCGCCACCCTCAACGACCACACCGAGTACCCGCAGCTCAAGGGCACGGTACAGGTGGATGTGGCGATCATCGGCGGCGGCTTCACCGGCGTGGCCACGGCGGTGGAGCTGGCCGAGCGTGGCCTGAAGGTGGCCATCGTCGAAACCAACCGCATCGGCTGGGGTGCCAGCGGGCGCAACGGCGGCCAGGTCACCGGCAGCCTGTCGGGCGACGAAGCCATGCGCTCGCAGATGCGCAACCGCCTCGGTACCGAGGTCGATGACTTCATCTGGCACTTGCGCTGGCGCGGGCACCAGGTGATCGAGCAGCGCGTGGCACGCTACAACATCGACTGCGACCTCAAGCGCGGCCACCTGCACGCGGCCATGAAGCCCTCGCACATGGACGAGCTGCGCGCATTCGAAGCCGAGGCCCGGCGGCGCGGCATGGGCGAGCAGGTACAACTGCTGGACCGCGATGGCGTGGCCGAGCACCTGCAAAGCCCGCTGTACCTGGGCGCGCTGAAAAACCTGCGCAACCTGCACCTGCACCCGCTCAACCTGTGCCTGGGCGAGGCCCGTGCTGCCCATGGCCTGGGGGCGCTGATTTTCGAAAACTCCGAAGTGCTGGACATCGTCCACGGCCCGCGCCCGGCGGTAGTCACCGCCCACGGGCGGGTCGAGGCGCGCCAGGTGATGCTGGCCGGCGATGTGTACCACAAACTGGAAAAGCGCCAGCTCAAGGGCAAGATCTTCCCGGCCATGGGCGGCATCGTCACCACCGCACCGCTGGGGGAGCTGGCCGAACAGATCAACCCGCAGGACCTGGCGGTATACGACTGCCGCTTCGTGCTCGATTACTACCGCCTGACCGCCGACAAGCGCCTGCTGTTCGGCGGTGGCGCCAACTATTCCGGCCGTGATTCACGGGATATCGAAGGCGAACTGCGCCCGTGCATCGAGCGCACCTTCCCGGCGTTGAAAGGCGTGCCGATCGAGTTCCAGTGGAGCTGCGCCATGGGCATCGTGGTCAACCGCATCCCGCAGCTGGGCAAGCTGTCGGACAACGTTTGGTATTGCCAGGGTTATTCGGGGCACGGCATTGCCACCAGCCACATTATGGGCGAGATCATGGCCGAGGCGTTGACCGGGACGCTGGAGAAGTTCGACACCTTCGCCCAGTGCAAGCATGTGCGGGTGCCGATGGGGGATTTGCTGGGCAATCCGCTGCTGGCGGCGGGGATGTGGTACTACCAGATGCTGGAGAAACTGCGCTGA